The segment GCTAAAGGCACACGTGGTGTGGGTAATTAAGCAATTCCTTTAATAAGGGGTGTCTCATTGGCATGGACTGGATTGCCTTTGATAGCACGTGCCCTTTCCTTCACTGACTTGATCTCCAGATGTGTAGCACAAGCCCCTGTCTCTAACGAACCTGTCTTCCTCCTGGCTCCCCAGGACTCCCAGCCGTCTCCTCTAGCCCTCCTTGCAGCGACATGTAGCAAAATCGGTCCCCCTGCAGTGGAAGCCGCCGTgactcctcctgcccctcctcagCCAACGCCTCGCAAACTCGTCCCCATCAAACCTGCTCCGCTTCCTCTTGGCTCCGGTAAGAACAGCTTTGGGATCCTGTCGTCAAAAGGGAACCTCTTCCAGATCCAGGGCTCTCAGGTCGGCACCTCCTACGCTGGGGGGCAGCTGGTTTTTGCCATTCAGAACCCAACTGTCATCAACAAGGGCACCCGCTCGTCTGCCAACATCCAGTACCAGGCAGTGCCCCAGATCCAGGCCGCGAGGGGACAGACCATCCAGGTCCAGCCCAACCTCACCAACCAGATCCAGATTATTCCAGGCACGAACCAAGCCATCCTcaccccttcctcttcctctcacAAGCCCGTGCCCATCAAACCAGCTCCGGTGCAGAAGGGTGGAGCGTCACCGGTGCAGGGCACAAGCAACGTGGTCAAGTTAGCTGGTGGCGGCAACGTGACTCTTACCCTGCCCGTGAACAACCTGGTGAACGCCGCTGAGCCAGGCACGCAGGCTCAGATCCTTGCAGAGAGCTCCTTGAAGCCCTGCAAAAAGACTCGAAAGAAAGCCATGTCGCCCGCCCAGCCCGCTGCCATGGCTGTGGCCGAGCAGGTGGAGACGGTGTTAATAGAGACCACGGCAGAGAACATCATCCAGGCGGGCAACAATCTGCTCATCGTGCAGAGCCCAGGCTCCGGCCAGCCGGCCGTGGTGCAGCAGGTACAGGTGGTGCAGCCCAAGCAGGAGCCGCAGGTGGTGCAGATCCCGCAGCAGGCCCTGCGCGTGGTCCAGGCTGCCTCCGCCACGCTCCCCACTGTCCCTCAAAAATCCTCCCAGAACTTCCAGATCCAGACGACGGAACCCACTCCTACCCAGGTACCATCTCCTGCGTTCTGCGAGGTCTCTCTGCCCTGTTTCTCCTCTCAGCCCTCACCCAGGCTTTAGAAAGCTTGAAGGGGTTTGTGAGCCGCCAGACATTCCCAACTTGTTCAGCCATCGCTCGTGTGGATTCTCTGATGTCTAAGAAGGGTTGGGAGCACAGCTGTTCCTTCGGTGGGGGTTTATTAAGTCTCCCTTGTTGGCCACCTGCTTTTGTAGGACCTGTAGAAATGCAGTGTCCTCAAAACCTCTGCTGTGCCACCATCTGGGTGTGGGATGAGCCAGCCTGCTCAGGAGCTCCTGGGGGGTagagggaggtgggggagtGGGGCTCACAGCCTGGAGGACTGTATCTTTAGTGTTGCCTTTGGAAACCAGGCCGCAAGGCCAGAGCAGCCCTTTGGCCCCAGGGAAGGCCAGGACCTTCCTTCAGGAGGTTGCCAAGAAGATGCTCGGGCAACTTCTCCTGCTCTTTGGCTCATCACAGGCTCAGATTCCTGGGTTGCGTGGGGAGGGTGACCATTGCGCTGGGGAGGGGTCTGCACGGTGGCAGTACCCGGTCTCattcctcttctctcctcccaCCAGGTCTACTTCAAAACGCCGTCGGGCGAGCTGCAGACAGTGGTGCTCCAGGAAGCCCCAGCCATGACGGTGGCTCCATCTGGGACCTCTTGCACCTGCCCCGTGTCCCGCAGCTCCGGCacggggggcagcagcagcaagaagccGGCCACGCGCAAGGAACGCACCCTGCCGAAGATCGCTCCCGCCGGAGGCATCATCAGCTTGAACGCGGCTCAGCTGGCGGCCGCGGCGCAGGCCATGCAGACCATCAACATCAACGGCGTGCAGGTCCAGGGCGTGCCTGTCACCATCACCAACACTGGAGGTGGGCTGCGCCCCGCTCTGCCTGGGTCGGGTGGGAGGTGGGCTGCGCCCCGCTCTGCGGCGGGGGAGGAGGGACAGCGAgacacaggcagctgcctgacCCGGAGGACAGaaagcccccccacccccaccccccttgctAGCAGCACACTTCGCTTTGCCTGGGGTGTTGCAGCTTTGCAAAGAGATCCCTTGCACCCTGAGGCTGAATGTCGCTGACTGTTCAGCGCCACCCGCTTCTCTGGCTCCTCTTGCTCCAGGAATTGTGTAGAGTTTTGTAAAGTGTCTCTTTGGGGGTTCCCCTGCGTGTTCCTGAGCCCGTCCCGCTCGGCTGTGTCAGGGAGGGTGGTTAGTGGAGGTGGCTGCCTACGGGGGCAGGTTTTGTGCTTGTGCTGAGCTGGAGGATGTGTCTGAGCGCAGGGACTGAGGCCGCCCGAGagcccagagcagctctgccatctccgcagctctgggcaggcagcaggctgagctgtgcccagGCCCCTGGGGCGAGAtgggtgtcttttttttttttccagagagctGGGACCCAGGCAGGCGGAGGGACGTGATGCACCGGGGttttccctcctgcagcccctaCCACAGAGCACACTGCCAGGTCCCAGTCCCAGGGCTGGGACATCTCCTTGCatctgctgggtgctgtgggtgctggttTGGGCTTCCAGGAGTCAAACCAGGAGACGTGCCTTCACACACACGCTCGTATGCTCCTCCGAGCTCTGTAGCAAGGGATTACTGTTCCCTCAGAGCGAACCCAGCCCCTCATCTCCCCACTTGTCACATGGGACAAGTGTCTTCCTTAAGCCTAAAATAGCCAGACATGGCCCTGGCTAGTGGCTGGAGCGGTCCGTGAGCCGCAGACAGCCCGGTGCATGCctgcccccgcgccgccggctcATCTCCCCGCTGCCAGGAGAGACACGTCCTGGCAGCCGCTCTGTCCTCCcgtcctgccagcaaaccttcCCCAGCCCGGTCCCGGCGGTGTGGGCTGCCACCAGGGAGCCGCGGGGAGGAAGCTGTGTCTGAGGGAAGTTTATCTGCTTTCTGATCCAGAAAGACCTGCTGCCATGCGGTGGTTTCTCTCTCAGCAAGAACCGGCAGGAGTCCAGGCTCAGTTTTGCAGTCAGAAGCTGTTCTTTCTTGCTTGACTAAATGATGTCAGCATAAAACACGGGCCAGCGTGGTTTCGTGCTCCGCAGCAGGCCACTGTCCTCACTGGGGTTGCTTTTAAGGGGgtttttaattgctgctttGCGTGTAAATGTGGAGCCAGCCGCGAGCGAGCGTCAGGGAGATGCCACAGGCAGATGTTGCTGCTGTCTGCGCTGCTGCCCGCGACGTGCCACAAGGCTGGCGGGGGCCTGGTAggacctgctggctgctgccccaTGAATGAAATGAATTCAGTCGGGTCTCagcctggtttcagctaggacATGGCCACCTCCCAAGGGCTGCCCCGACCCTGGGCTTCGTGCTTTCCCTCCCAGTGTGTCTGTTGGCACCTTTGCTCTGCCTGCGCCCCCAAACccatccttcctctctgcagtCACCCCTTCTTTGCTCTGCTGTCAGatcccactcctcctcctcctcctcctccttccctgctgccctgagAGCAGCCATCCTGCTTGCTGACGCTGACCCCATCTTCTTCTTTCCAGCCCCCGTCACggctgctgggtgctgtgcaaGGCCCAGGCTGCCGCCTCCGTGAGCGCCCGAGCGTGGAGCGGCCCTTAGGGTCTGGGGTAAGTCCCATTTTTTTGGTCAATATATTGCACgttttttcaaagtttcttttttgtttcctctttggTCATTTCCCCACCCCGAAGGGTCAAACcaaaaactttgaaaaaccGCACAGTATATTCAGAAAAAAGGGACTTACCGGCCCCGCTTGGGGACCAGCAcgtggcagggcaggggggccGTGGCGGTGCTGCATGCGGGGCTGGGGCCTTCGAGACCCAGGGTGTCCCGTCCCACAcgccggggggtgggggggtggggtgcggCTTTCACTGCCTCCGGAGGGTTCCGGCAGGATCCGCGCGTGGAGCATGGACGGCCACGTTGGGCACCGGTGCGCGGGCGCAGCGCGGCCCCCCGGGAGCGGAGGGGCAGAGCCTGACTCCCCCTTTTCCCCtccaggccagcagcagctgactgTGCAGAACGTGTCCGGCAACAACCTGACCATCAGCGGCCTGAGCCCGACCCAGATCCAGCTCCAGATGGAGCAAGCGCTGTCCGGAGAGATCCAGCCGGGGGAGAAGAGGCGGCGGATGGCGTGTACCTGCCCCAACTGCAAGGACGGGGAGAAGAGGTGAGCAcggagggggagaggggcagcCCCGCGGAACCGGCACCCATCTCCAAGGCTAACGGTGGCTTTCCTCGCCAGGCTGGGGGACCCGGGGAAGAAGAAGCACATCTGCCACATCCCTGAGTGCGGGAGGACCTTCCGCAAGACCTCGCTGCTGCGTGCTCACGTGCGCTTGCACACGGGCGAGCGCCCCTTTGTCTGCAACTGGGTCTTCTGCGGGAAGCGCTTCACACGCAGCGACGAGCTGCAGCGGCACGCTCGCACGCACACAGGTCTGCAGCCCCACGGGGCACAGCTGGGCGCCGTGGCGtggccccctccctcccagggcagcccccaaATCATGGCCCAGCCCTTGTGGGGTCCTGAGCCTTGCAAGGGCCGAGGGCACGTGCTGAGCTGAGGACTGGGATGATCTTGGGCCACGGCACGTTGTCCTTGTGATTTGCCTGAGTTAGCGGGAGGGACTGGAGAACCTGGGGCGGGGgtctctgctgctttggggCTCTCTGGGTGATGGTGGTGacagaggggaaggggctggtgtGGAGCGGCTGCGAAGGGGACCTGTCATGGGGCTGTCACTGCCACCCCGGGAGGTCCCCGCTGCCCTGACATGGCTGGTTTAGGGGAGCACGGGGACAAAAGCAGGTGGGTGATGGTATTACTGGGGCCGCGGCCCACTGGCTGCCGCCCCCTGACCGCCACCTCTCTTCCCCACAGGTGACAAGCGGTTTGAGTGCGCCCAGTGCCAGAAACGCTTCATGCGGAGCGACCACCTGACGAAGCACTATAAAACCCACCTGGTCACCAAGAACTTGTagggccaggagctgccccacgGCTCCCTGGCTGTGCAGACAGACCCTGCGAGGGCACCAGCCTGCGACGCCGCAGCACTCCAGCATCCCCGGCCGCCTGCGGACGGGAGCCCTCGGGGACatcctcctgcccttcctcctgtGCCGCCTGGGCCCCCACGCAGAAGCCGCCCTTGCCGAAGGGGGCGAGGGGCCGATCCTCCCTGCACACCCCTGGGGCCGCGGGGTGGCCCCGCAGAGGCCCAGAGCCCGGTGAGACGTGTCACGGCCGCGCGGGAGCCGGGCATGGAGGTGACTGTACGCTCCGGTGCGCAAGGGCTGGGAGAGGCTCCACAGCACATTCCTACTTTATATTTAAAGTCTATAAATAGCTATAAATATCTATATAACCCCCTTTGGAAGGTCCCTTTTTTCTATGGAGATCGTTGCCTTATGCTCCTCGCTCCCGATTACGAACACTGTGTATTGTGAgtgcttttttaaatctttatttaataTCTCTCTTAAGATGCTGCCCATCTTCTCGacccttttttctctcctaacatttcttttccaatactgaagagatttattttttttttctcccccctttctgatgatttttctcttccccccttttctgtttccaagtgACGTGGCATTTCCTTTTGAATTCTGGGACTGCAGCCCCCTTTCCTGCCCCGTGTGCTGCTCGCCATCCCCACTGTGTATAGTGTACATTGTATCATAGATTATATTGCTTTTGTGTTTActacatgtttaaaaaaaaaacaaacacatggCTTGTTATTTTTgagcttttaaat is part of the Falco naumanni isolate bFalNau1 chromosome 18, bFalNau1.pat, whole genome shotgun sequence genome and harbors:
- the SP2 gene encoding transcription factor Sp2; amino-acid sequence: MAATAAVSPSEYLQPAASTAQDSQPSPLALLAATCSKIGPPAVEAAVTPPAPPQPTPRKLVPIKPAPLPLGSGKNSFGILSSKGNLFQIQGSQVGTSYAGGQLVFAIQNPTVINKGTRSSANIQYQAVPQIQAARGQTIQVQPNLTNQIQIIPGTNQAILTPSSSSHKPVPIKPAPVQKGGASPVQGTSNVVKLAGGGNVTLTLPVNNLVNAAEPGTQAQILAESSLKPCKKTRKKAMSPAQPAAMAVAEQVETVLIETTAENIIQAGNNLLIVQSPGSGQPAVVQQVQVVQPKQEPQVVQIPQQALRVVQAASATLPTVPQKSSQNFQIQTTEPTPTQVYFKTPSGELQTVVLQEAPAMTVAPSGTSCTCPVSRSSGTGGSSSKKPATRKERTLPKIAPAGGIISLNAAQLAAAAQAMQTININGVQVQGVPVTITNTGGQQQLTVQNVSGNNLTISGLSPTQIQLQMEQALSGEIQPGEKRRRMACTCPNCKDGEKRLGDPGKKKHICHIPECGRTFRKTSLLRAHVRLHTGERPFVCNWVFCGKRFTRSDELQRHARTHTGDKRFECAQCQKRFMRSDHLTKHYKTHLVTKNL